In Gimesia benthica, a single window of DNA contains:
- a CDS encoding type 1 glutamine amidotransferase domain-containing protein, with protein MSGKQLEGKTIAFLATDGFEQVELTEPWQAVQTAGGEPRLISLESGKIQGVHHDQKGDKFSVDQTVDEVNATDFQGLVLPGGVFNPDALRLSVNAVNFVRDFFKEGIPVAAICHGPWMLIEADVVDERMVTSWPSVKTDLVNAGANWVNQECVCDNGLVTSRKPDDLPAFCAKMVEEFAEGIHSGQTV; from the coding sequence CAGGGAAACAGCTTGAGGGAAAAACAATTGCATTTCTGGCGACCGATGGATTCGAGCAGGTCGAACTGACGGAACCCTGGCAGGCGGTGCAGACCGCGGGGGGCGAGCCCCGGCTGATCTCATTGGAGAGCGGCAAAATACAGGGTGTGCACCACGATCAAAAAGGTGATAAGTTCAGCGTTGACCAGACGGTCGATGAAGTGAATGCGACCGACTTCCAGGGACTGGTGCTGCCCGGGGGCGTATTCAATCCCGATGCCCTGCGGCTCAGTGTGAACGCCGTTAATTTTGTCCGTGATTTCTTTAAGGAAGGAATTCCGGTCGCGGCGATCTGTCATGGTCCCTGGATGCTGATAGAAGCTGATGTGGTCGACGAGCGAATGGTGACGTCGTGGCCCAGTGTGAAAACAGATCTGGTCAATGCCGGCGCTAACTGGGTTAACCAGGAGTGCGTATGTGACAACGGACTGGTGACCAGTCGCAAGCCAGATGACCTGCCCGCGTTCTGCGCGAAGATGGTCGAGGAGTTTGCGGAAGGAATCCATTCCGGACAAACTGTCTGA